A region from the uncultured Holophaga sp. genome encodes:
- a CDS encoding 4Fe-4S dicluster-binding protein, whose translation MTRFFSRYTAHVIKIDLEKCIGCKKCYNTCHVDVIRWDEKSKRPFPKYPEECATCNWCEMVCPVHCIEVIPRNPWRMPEPYPKEFYPLSYVEK comes from the coding sequence ATGACGAGATTCTTCAGTCGCTACACGGCGCACGTCATCAAGATCGACCTTGAGAAGTGCATCGGCTGCAAGAAGTGCTACAACACCTGCCACGTGGATGTGATCCGCTGGGACGAGAAGTCCAAGCGGCCCTTCCCCAAATATCCCGAAGAGTGCGCCACCTGCAACTGGTGCGAGATGGTCTGTCCGGTGCACTGCATCGAGGTGATCCCCCGCAATCCCTGGCGGATGCCCGAGCCCTACCCCAAAGAGTTCTACCCCCTGTCCTATGTGGAAAAGTGA